The following proteins come from a genomic window of Aspergillus luchuensis IFO 4308 DNA, chromosome 3, nearly complete sequence:
- a CDS encoding cell division control protein 14 (COG:S;~EggNog:ENOG410PKM8;~InterPro:IPR012535;~PFAM:PF08045;~antiSMASH:Cluster_3.2), protein MEALLAHSFDYLSSYEPSKVRKGLRQVEGLLAQICLSKTKRPASDKRRSLLSFGAPQPVPKSLAELRDDPAFREFFKLQEGFQWNVAMRLVTCLEHLLGRGSNGTNDLLIVSTLDLIQGVLLLHPPSRTLFAREIYMNLLLDLLDPINCPAIQSATLLTLVTALLDHPANTRTFEELDGLLTVTSLFKQRATSREVKLKLVEFLYFYLMPETPMIPTSAASAPNTAVLGHQRSPSKLGVSPVSRSVNVPGAHSGGKAHRDTRTTDEKQALLGRYLNNVEDLVEDLKETAPFGATVY, encoded by the exons ATGGAGGCTTTGCTGGCACACTCGTTCGACTACCTTTCCTCTTACGAACCAAGCAAAGTTCGCAAAGGGCTGCGGCAGGTCGAAGGGCTCCTCGCACAGATCTGTTTATCCAAGACGAAACGCCCGGCGTCTGACAAACGCCGTTCTCTTTTGTCGTTTGGGGCTCCGCAACCGGTGCCCAAGTCTTTGGCCGAGCTTCGAGATGATCCGGCCTTCAGGGAATTTTTCAAACTTCAGGAAGGGTTTCAATGGAATG TCGCAATGCGCTTGGTGACATGTCTCGAACACCTGCTTGGGCGGGGGAGCAATGGCACCAATGACCTTCTCATCGTCTCCACACTCGATCTGATACAGGGcgtgctcctcctccaccctccatcGCGCACACTGTTCGCGCGCGAAATCTACATGAACCTACTGCTGGACCTCCTCGATCCAATCAACTGCCCCGCCATCCAGTCTGCGACCCTTCTCACCTTGGTCACGGCTCTATTGGACCACCCCGCCAACACGCGCACTTTCGAGGAACTTGACGGACTGCTTACGGTGACCTCGCTTTTCAAGCAACGTGCAACATCTCGTGAAGTCAAGCTCAAACTCGTCGAATTTCTGTACTTCTACCTGATGCCGGAAACACCGATGATCCCCACTAGCGCAGCGAGCGCGCCCAATACGGCAGTCCTTGGACATCAACGGAGTCCAAGTAAACTTGGTGTTTCCCCGGTCTCCCGGAGTGTTAATGTCCCCGGTGCCCACAGCGGCGGAAAGGCGCATCGGGATACACGTACGACTGACGAGAAGCAAGCATTATTGGGCCGGTATTTGAACAATGTGGAGGATCTGGTCGAGGATTTGAAAGAAACAGCACCCTTTGGAGCGACAGTCTATTAG
- the gpaA gene encoding guanine nucleotide-binding protein subunit alpha gpaA (COG:D,T;~EggNog:ENOG410PHS2;~InterPro:IPR002975,IPR027417,IPR011025,IPR001019;~PFAM:PF00503,PF00025;~antiSMASH:Cluster_3.2;~go_component: GO:0005834 - heterotrimeric G-protein complex [Evidence IEA];~go_function: GO:0001664 - G protein-coupled receptor binding [Evidence IEA];~go_function: GO:0003924 - GTPase activity [Evidence IEA];~go_function: GO:0005525 - GTP binding [Evidence IEA];~go_function: GO:0019001 - guanyl nucleotide binding [Evidence IEA];~go_function: GO:0031683 - G-protein beta/gamma-subunit complex binding [Evidence IEA];~go_process: GO:0007165 - signal transduction [Evidence IEA];~go_process: GO:0007186 - G protein-coupled receptor signaling pathway [Evidence IEA]) produces the protein MGCGMSTEDKEGKARNEEIENQLKRDKMMQRNEIKMLLLGAGESGKSTILKQMKLIHEGSYSRDERESFKEIIYSNTVQSMRVILEAMESLELPLEDARNEYHVQTVFMQPAQIEGDNLPPEVGNAIGALWRDSGVQECFKRSREYQLNDSAKYYFDAIDRIAQPDYLPTDQDVLRSRVKTTGITETTFIIGDLTYRMFDVGGQRSERKKWIHCFENVTTILFLVAISEYDQLLFEDETVNRMQEALTLFDSICNSRWFVKTSIILFLNKIDRFKEKLPVSPMKNYFPDYEGGADYAAACDYILNRFVSLNQAEQKQIYTHFTCATDTTQIRFVMAAVNDIIIQENLRLCGLI, from the exons ATGGGTTGTGGAATGAGTACTGAAgacaaggagggcaaggcCCGTAacgaggagattgagaacCAGCTCAAGCGGGACAAGATGATGCAGCGCAACGAGATTAAGATGCTGTTGCTCG GTGCTGGAGAGTCCGGAAAATCGACCATTCTCAAGCAGATGAAGCTGATCCACGAGGGCAGCTACTCCCGCGATGAGCGTGAGTCCTTCAAGGAAATCATCTACAGCAACACCGTCCAGTCTATGCGCGTCATCTTGGAGGCTATGGAGTCGCTGGAGCTGCCTCTGGAGGATGCTCGCAACGAGTACCACGTCCAGACCGTCTTCATGCAGCCTGCTCAGATCGAGGGCGACAACCTGCCCCCGGAGGTCGGCAATGCCATTGGTGCTCTGTGGCGCGACAGCGGTGTTCAGGAGTGCTTCAAGCGGTCTCGTGAATACCAGCTGAACGACTCCGCCAAGTA CTACTTCGATGCCATCGACCGTATCGCGCAGCCTGACTACCTCCCCACCGACCAGGATGTCCTCCGCTCTCGTGTCAAGACCACCGGTATCACCGAGACTACTTTCATCATCGGTGATTTGACCTACCGCATGTTCGACGTCGGTGGCCAGCGTTCGGAACGTAAGAAGTGGATCCACTGCTTCGAGAACGTCACCACGATCCTTTTCCTGGTCGCCATCTCCGAATACGACCAGCTGTTGTTCGAGGACGAGACCGTCAACCGTATGCAGGAAGCGCTTACCCTGTTCGACTCCATCTGCAACTCCCGGTGGTTCGTCAAGACTTccatcattctcttcctgaaCAAGATCGATCgtttcaaggagaagctgcCCGTCAGCCCTATGAAGAACTACTTCCCCGACTACGAGGGTGGTGCCGACTACGCCGCCGCCTGCGACTACATCCTCAACCGCTTTGTCTCTCTCAACCAAGccgagcagaagcagattTACACTCACTTCACATGTGCTACGGATACCACACAGATCCGTTTCGTCATGGCCGCAGTTAACG acatcatcatccaagaaAACCTGAGACTGTGTGGTCTGATCTAA
- the BTS1 gene encoding FPP/GGPP synthase family protein (COG:H;~EggNog:ENOG410PG5T;~InterPro:IPR033749,IPR008949,IPR000092;~PFAM:PF00348;~SMCOG1182:Polyprenyl synthetase;~antiSMASH:Cluster_3.2;~go_process: GO:0008299 - isoprenoid biosynthetic process [Evidence IEA]) has protein sequence MSAGPVPEISASGPPHPELYSLAGSSIDGTGAASLGKPDLLVSPAMDHASSNDDGLATNTNHSRMHNRNRSSVDGTKYKDGQWSPENERIVMGPYDYMLQHPGKDIRRQLINAFNMWLKVPPESLSIITKVVAMLHTASLLIDDVEDNSILRRGIPVAHNIYGTAQTINSANYVYFLALQEVQKLNNPAAIDIYVQELLNLHRGQGMDLFWRDTLTCPSEDEYLEMVGNKTGGLFRLAVKLMQAESSSGKDCVSLVNVMGLIFQICDDYLNLSNTTYTKNKGLCEDLTEGKFSFPIIHSIRSNPGNHQLLSILKQKTKDEEVKLYAVSYMESTGSFAHTRDVVRELRAKALTLIQAIDGDQADGREDGAMVRAILNKITESTLGECGPQ, from the exons ATGTCTGCAGGACCGGTTCCTGAAATCTCTGCTAGCGGACCTCCTCACCCCGAATTGTATTCTCTTGCAGGTAGTTCAATTGACGGCACAGGCGCAGCTAGCCTGGGGAAGCCAGATCTCCTGGTGAGTCCCGCCATGGATCACGCAAGCTCAAACGATGATGGGCTCGCCACAAACACGAACCACTCCCGCATGCACAATCGTAATCGCTCCAGCGTCGATGGCACCAAATACAAAGATGGACAATGGTCGCCTGAAAATGAGAGAATTGTTATGGGGCCGTACGACTATATGCTACAGCACCCCGGCAAGGACATACGGCGGCAGCTCATCAACGCCTTCAATATGTGGTTAAAGGTACCTCCGGAGAGCCTTTCGATCATCACAAAGGTGGTGGCCATGCTTCATACTGCATCGTTACT gatcgatgatgtcgaagacAACTCCATTTTGCGACGAGGTATCCCAGTAGCCCATAACATATACGGCACCGCGCAGACCATCAACTCTGCGAATTATGTGTATTTCCTCGCTCTGCAAGAGGTGCAGAAGTTGAACAACCCCGCTGCGATTGACATCTATGTTCAAGAGTTACTGAACCTACACCGCGGTCAAGGAATGGATCTCTTCTGGCGAGATACCTTGACTTGCCCCAGCGAGGACGAATATTTGGAGATGGTCGGCAACAAAACTGGTGGTTTGTTCCGACTTGCAGTGAAATTAATGCAGGCCGAAAGTAGCTCCGGCAAGGACTGCGTGAGCCTTGTCAACGTCATGGGACTGATTTTCCAAATCTGCGACGACTATCTCAACCTGTCCAACACTACGTACACCAAGAACAAAGGTCTTTGTGAAGACCTCACGGAGGGAAAGTTCTCCTTTCCCATCATCCATAGTATCCGCTCCAACCCCGGAAACCATCAGCTCCTCAGCATTCTCAAGCAAAAGAcgaaagatgaagaagtcaagcTGTATGCAGTCAGTTACATGGAAAGTACAGGCAGTTTCGCGCACACGCGGGACGTAGTCCGAGAATTGCGAGCCAAAGCACTGACCCTCATCCAAGCGATCGATGGTGATCAAGCAGATGGACGTGAGGACGGCGCCATGGTCCGGGCGATCCTCAACAAGATCACCGAATCGACACTGGGGGAGTGTGGTCCCCAGTAA
- a CDS encoding Smr domain-containing protein (COG:L;~EggNog:ENOG410PN5B;~InterPro:IPR036063,IPR002625;~PFAM:PF01713;~antiSMASH:Cluster_3.2), with protein MEEYNKQASEFIFRENNANGRVAADTIDLHGQFVEEAEEILEERIKYAKAHGQDHLHVIVGKGNHSANHIQKIKPRVEQVCQELGLQYATEENAGRIYVNLTGGPADMDTAPTPNHPHYQQYPQQQQQYSSGTYAHPHQQQQQQQYPGSQQQQYSGSQQQQQQQQGAGNQDEIEQVVNAVLPKILNKLEKACCVVM; from the exons ATGGAAGAATACAACAAGCAAGCGTCGGAGTTCATCTTCCGTGAGAACAACGCCAACGGGCGCGTTGCGGCAGATACCATCGATCTGCACGGACAATTTGTCGAAGAGGCAGAGGAGATCCTAGAGGAGAGGATCAAGTATGCGAAAGCGCACGGTCAGGACCATCTCCATGT GATCGTCGGCAAAGGAAACCACTCGGCCAACCATatccagaagatcaagcCCCGAGTAGAGCAAGTCTGTCAGGAACTTGGTCTTCAGTATGCGACTGAGGAAAACGCTGGGCGCATTTATGTGAATCTGACTGGTGGTCCGGCGGATATGGACACTGCCCCTACGCCCAATCATCCTCACTATCAGCAATaccctcagcagcagcagcagtattCGTCGGGCACCTATGCTCACCCGcatcaacagcaacagcagcagcaatatcCCGGTtcgcaacagcagcagtattCTGGttctcagcagcaacagcagcaacaacagggTGCGGGTAACCAGGATGAGATCGAGCAGGTGGTCAATGCGGTTCTGCCTAAGATCCTTAATaagctggagaaggcttGCTGTGTGGTCATGTGA